AACCTTCGCGACGCGATCGCGGCCGGCCCGGCCGACGACCCGACCACCGGTCTGGTCGAGCAGCGGCTCGCCGACCTCGAGCGGGCACTCGACGGGCTGTCACGGCTCGACCCCGACGTGGGCGAGGCGCGGCTCTCCCCGCTCGCGCACCTGATGTGTGACGTCTACACGGGGGCTCTGCTGGTCGAGCAGGCCGGCCACGAGCGGCGTACGACCGGCACCGACCGCAAGGCCTTGGTCGCGCGGCTGTGGTGCGACCGGCACCTCGCCCCGCGCGACGCAGTCAGCGAGATCATCGACCCGCGCAACGACCTGGCCCGCTTCGACGAGCTGGTCGACGGGGCCTTCGTCGACGACCGCGGCTGACGCCGTCGTCTTCTGCCGCGGTGTGGGGCCTCTCAGAGATCGTTTGACCCCCACACGGCGGCAGAAGACGGTTCAACGAACCGCGGCGTACAGCCGGGACGGTAGCTACTGCTCCAGCCGGCGAGCGGTCAGCGCGGCGGCCAGGATCTGCAGCCCTCGCGTTGTCGACGTGTCCAGACCGGTGAGGTCGACGATCCGGCGCAGCCGGTAGTCGAGAGTGTTGGGGTGCACGTGCAGCGCCGCGGCTGTGCTGCGCCGGTCCTGGTCGTGCGCGAGGTAGGTCTCCAGCGTCACGAGCAGATCGGGGTTGCCGGCCAGCGGCTCCAACGCGGCCGACAGCAGCGGCAGCGCGTCGGACTCCCGCGTGAGCTGGTACTCCACGAGCACGTCGTCGAGGCGGTAGGCGCCCGGCGGCCGGCCCAGCCGCTGCACCAGGTCGAGCACGTCGCCGGCCTGGGCCATCGCCTCGGGAACGTCGGTGACGGTCTCGGCTGCCGCGCCCGCGATCGTCGCCGGTGACCCGGTCTCCGCGGTGATGTCCTCGGCCAGCACGTCGAGGTCGCCCGCCACCTGCTCGAGACCGTCGACGTCCGCCGGCAGCAGGAACGACCCGCCACCCCCGTCGAGCAGGGCCAGCACCGGCACCCCGGCGTGCCGGTCGAGGCACTCCTGCAGCTGGCGCGCCCGCCGGTGCGCGCCGGCACCGGCCTCGTCGCCCTCGGTGGGGCCGCCGACGTCGAGGATCCCGACGACGTACGCCGGCGCCAGCCCGATCCCCAGCCGGCGGGCCAGGCCGTGGGCCGGCGCACCGACGAGCAGCGCCTGCGTCAGCGACCGCCGCGCGTCGAGCTCCTCGCCGTAGATCGCCTGCTGCTCGTCGAGGTAGGCCGTCGCGACCGCCCCGGTCACGTGGCGCAGGTAGCGCAGCACCGCGTCGGCCGCCGCCAGCAGCTCCTCGCGCTCGTCGCGGCGCGCGGCATCGACGAGCATCTCCCACGCCCGGTGCGCCCCGACGTGGTACGCCGACAGCACGGCCTCCAACGGCACCCGCTCCTCCGCCCGGCGCCGGGCCGCAGCGCGCGGGCCGGCGAGCTCCTCATCGGTCGGTGGCCGCTCCTCGCGCAGGCTGCGGAAGAAGATGTGCAGGTTGTCCTCGACACCCGCGGTGAGCTCGCCCTCGCGCTGCTCCTGCGGCAGCAGGTCGTAACGCGGGATCTCCTCGAGGAAGACCTCGATGAGGGCACGGGCCAGCTCGGGCACCCGCCGCTCCACCCGCCGGTAGAGACCGGGTTCCTTCCGCGCCGTCACAGCCGCGCCCGCCCCCGCCATGAGCCGAATTGTGCTCCGTCACAACGCTCCCGACCAGGGGGGTGCGGCGGCGATGTTCGTAGGCTCCGGACCATGCACGCGATCACGCTGTCGGGCGCCGGCGGCCCGGAGGTCATGGAGTGGAACGTGGTCGGCGACCCGGTGCCGGCACCCGGCGAGGTGCTCGTCGACGTCGCCGCCAGTGCCGTCAACCGGGCCGACGTCATGCAGCGCATGGGCTTCTACCCGCCGCCGCGGGGCGCGTCCGAGCTGCTCGGCCTGGAGTGCAGCGGCCGCATCGCCGCCCTCGGCGACGGGGTGAGCGGTTGGACCGTCGGCGAGGAGGTGTGCGCGCTTCTCGCCGGCGGCGGTTACGCCGAGAAGGTCGCGGTCCCCGCCGGCCAGCTCCTGCCGGTGCCGGCCGGAGTCGACCTGGTCGACGCCGCCGGCCTGCCCGAGGTGGCCTGCACCGTGTGGTCCAACGTCTTCATGCTGGCCCGGCTGCAGCCCGGCGAGCGGTTCCTCGTGCACGGCGGCACCAGCGGCATCGGCACGTTCGCGATCCAGCTCGCCAAGCAGCACGGCGCCCACGTGCTCACGACCGCCGGCAGCGACGACAAGTGCGCGCGCGCCCGTGAGCTCGGCGCCGACGTGGCGATCAACTACCGCGAGGCGGACTTCGTCGACGTGGTGCGCGAGGAGACCGGCGGGCGCGGCGCCGACGTGATCCTCGACATCATGGGTGCGGCCTACCTGCCGCGCAACGTCGACGCCCTTGCCACGGGAGGCCGCATCGTCGTGATCGGCCTGCAGGGCGGGCGCAAGGGCGAGCTCGACCTCGGCCAGCTGCTCACGAAGCGGGGCGCGGTGCACGCCACGAGCCTGCGCGGCCGGCCGGTGGCGGAGAAGGCTGCGATCGTCGCCGAGGTGCGCGAACACGTGTGGCCGCTGGTCGCCTCGGGTGCCGTGCGGGCCGTCGTCGACCGGCGGGTGCCGATGCCCGACGCCGCTTTGGCGCACCGCCTCCTGGAGGA
This portion of the Mycobacteriales bacterium genome encodes:
- a CDS encoding NAD(P)H-quinone oxidoreductase, coding for MHAITLSGAGGPEVMEWNVVGDPVPAPGEVLVDVAASAVNRADVMQRMGFYPPPRGASELLGLECSGRIAALGDGVSGWTVGEEVCALLAGGGYAEKVAVPAGQLLPVPAGVDLVDAAGLPEVACTVWSNVFMLARLQPGERFLVHGGTSGIGTFAIQLAKQHGAHVLTTAGSDDKCARARELGADVAINYREADFVDVVREETGGRGADVILDIMGAAYLPRNVDALATGGRIVVIGLQGGRKGELDLGQLLTKRGAVHATSLRGRPVAEKAAIVAEVREHVWPLVASGAVRAVVDRRVPMPDAALAHRLLEESGHVGKIILSVATVGA
- a CDS encoding helix-turn-helix domain-containing protein translates to MAGAGAAVTARKEPGLYRRVERRVPELARALIEVFLEEIPRYDLLPQEQREGELTAGVEDNLHIFFRSLREERPPTDEELAGPRAAARRRAEERVPLEAVLSAYHVGAHRAWEMLVDAARRDEREELLAAADAVLRYLRHVTGAVATAYLDEQQAIYGEELDARRSLTQALLVGAPAHGLARRLGIGLAPAYVVGILDVGGPTEGDEAGAGAHRRARQLQECLDRHAGVPVLALLDGGGGSFLLPADVDGLEQVAGDLDVLAEDITAETGSPATIAGAAAETVTDVPEAMAQAGDVLDLVQRLGRPPGAYRLDDVLVEYQLTRESDALPLLSAALEPLAGNPDLLVTLETYLAHDQDRRSTAAALHVHPNTLDYRLRRIVDLTGLDTSTTRGLQILAAALTARRLEQ